In the genome of Bryobacteraceae bacterium, one region contains:
- a CDS encoding M2 family metallopeptidase, translated as MRSPRTAAAAAVGFGAMLAAGCNTFSASADPRVDAANFLKMYNAIDQRLYTNASESEWRSSTDVNDQHTGERIGADNALAAFRGSRYVIEGARKHLGLRAQLGEIEFRELDKILLNAAESPGTIPDTVRARIEGEARLAATLDGFTFCLDKPLPPCASPVTPNDIDDMLAKSRDLRQRQKYWEVSKQSGLALRDGLVRIRDLRNRVAKELGYTSYFHLQVADYGMTVKEMVDFMDKAAADAKPLYDQLYTFARFKLAQRYKQGVPEKIPAHWIGNRWGQEWPGIVESVDLDPLFEGRTPQWIVEQSERFYTSLGMPALPKSFWEKSDLYQLPATSKRKKNTHASAWHIDRASDVRSLMSVAPNFYWFQTSHHELGHVYYYMLYSNPEVPPTLREGLNRAFHEAVGDLIGIAAQQEPYLRQIGVMPESMKIDETQYLLSQAFETIVFLPWSAGVMTHFEQDLYEQSLPADRLNERWWHYVNRYQGLAAPGPRPPDSCDACTKTHIIDDPAQYYDYAMAFLIKYQLHDYIARQILKQDPHKCNYYGNKEVGRWLSDLLKIGATRDWRQVMKEKTGEDISSRAMLEYFKPLEAYLTRENAVLIAKPSRP; from the coding sequence ATGAGATCGCCTCGCACCGCCGCTGCCGCGGCCGTCGGGTTCGGCGCCATGCTCGCCGCCGGGTGCAACACCTTCTCGGCCTCGGCGGACCCGCGCGTCGACGCCGCCAACTTCCTCAAAATGTACAACGCCATCGATCAGCGGCTGTACACCAACGCATCGGAATCCGAGTGGCGCTCCTCCACCGACGTCAACGACCAGCACACCGGCGAGCGGATCGGCGCCGACAACGCGCTGGCGGCGTTCCGTGGCAGCCGCTATGTCATTGAGGGGGCGAGAAAGCATCTCGGTTTGCGGGCTCAGTTGGGCGAAATCGAATTCCGGGAACTCGACAAGATCCTGCTGAACGCGGCCGAATCGCCCGGCACCATTCCGGACACCGTGCGGGCGCGCATTGAGGGCGAAGCGCGCCTGGCCGCCACGCTCGACGGGTTCACGTTCTGTCTGGACAAGCCTCTGCCGCCTTGCGCGAGTCCGGTGACGCCGAACGACATCGACGATATGCTGGCGAAGTCGCGAGACCTCCGGCAGCGGCAAAAATACTGGGAGGTTTCGAAGCAGTCCGGGCTCGCGCTGCGGGACGGGCTTGTGCGGATTCGCGACCTGCGCAATCGCGTGGCCAAGGAGTTGGGCTACACCTCGTACTTCCACCTCCAGGTGGCCGACTACGGGATGACCGTGAAGGAGATGGTCGACTTCATGGACAAGGCGGCCGCCGACGCGAAGCCTCTCTACGACCAGCTCTACACCTTTGCGAGGTTCAAGCTCGCCCAGCGCTACAAGCAGGGAGTGCCGGAGAAGATTCCGGCGCACTGGATCGGCAATCGGTGGGGCCAGGAATGGCCGGGGATCGTCGAAAGCGTGGACCTCGATCCCCTGTTCGAAGGCCGAACGCCGCAATGGATCGTCGAACAGTCCGAGCGTTTCTACACGTCCCTCGGTATGCCCGCTCTCCCGAAATCATTCTGGGAGAAGAGCGACCTCTACCAGTTGCCGGCCACCTCCAAACGCAAGAAGAATACGCATGCCTCGGCCTGGCATATCGACCGGGCATCCGATGTTCGCAGCCTGATGAGCGTGGCGCCCAACTTCTATTGGTTCCAGACCTCGCACCACGAGTTGGGGCATGTTTACTACTACATGCTGTACTCGAATCCCGAGGTGCCTCCCACGCTGCGGGAAGGCCTGAACAGGGCTTTTCACGAGGCCGTCGGCGACCTGATCGGCATCGCCGCGCAACAGGAGCCGTACCTCCGGCAGATCGGCGTGATGCCAGAGTCGATGAAGATCGACGAGACGCAGTACCTGTTGAGCCAGGCGTTCGAGACGATCGTGTTCCTGCCGTGGTCGGCCGGCGTGATGACGCACTTCGAGCAGGATCTGTATGAGCAGTCGCTGCCGGCGGACCGCCTGAACGAGCGCTGGTGGCACTACGTCAACCGCTACCAGGGGCTCGCCGCTCCCGGTCCTCGTCCGCCGGACTCGTGCGACGCGTGCACAAAGACGCACATCATCGACGATCCGGCCCAGTATTACGACTACGCAATGGCGTTCCTGATCAAGTACCAGCTTCACGACTACATCGCGCGCCAGATCCTGAAACAGGATCCGCACAAGTGCAACTATTACGGCAACAAGGAAGTGGGGCGGTGGCTCTCTGACCTGCTGAAGATAGGCGCCACCCGCGACTGGCGGCAGGTGATGAAAGAGAAGACCGGCGAAGACATCAGTTCGCGCGCGATGCTCGAGTACTTCAAGCCCCTCGAGGCCTACCTGACTCGGGAGAACGCGGTGCTGATCGCCAAGCCCTCGCGGCCGTAG
- a CDS encoding tetratricopeptide repeat protein: MRRPSNPDRLRSGVYNEGMVAAAMLLLLQAAAPDPVAAGMKALESNDFPAAIAAFEKAGAADPKDFAVQFHLGLAHSLAGDAAAAEAAYRKALELKPDLYEAKLNLAVVLLGAKKAAEAVPLLEAAVEAKPKEFRPVYYSAEALAESGDAAKAELRYRAALEIDPKSVPARAGLGRLLARAGKRTEAAKELREAGDRDGLLELASLYEQAKEPEPAVAIYLDILATPGAATAAIHERAGELLLEAGKPEEAIPHLEAAVKESATAANQYALATAYLRTKRTEKAAAAMEAAIQSEPANARLQLAYAGMLRDQRNFKAAVQRYWKASQLDASSKEAWTGLATMLLSLENYPQALAAFDKLESLGDPNPGIYFLRALALDKQQLYKPALENYQKFLAGSHEKNPDEEFKARQRIKVIQKELSKR; encoded by the coding sequence ATGAGACGCCCCTCGAACCCGGACCGCCTCCGCTCGGGAGTCTACAATGAAGGCATGGTTGCCGCCGCCATGTTGCTCCTGCTCCAGGCCGCCGCGCCGGATCCGGTGGCCGCGGGCATGAAGGCGCTCGAAAGCAACGATTTTCCGGCCGCCATCGCGGCCTTTGAAAAAGCCGGCGCCGCCGACCCGAAAGACTTCGCCGTCCAGTTCCACCTCGGACTCGCCCACAGTCTGGCCGGCGACGCGGCGGCGGCCGAGGCCGCCTACCGGAAGGCGCTGGAGCTGAAACCGGACCTGTATGAAGCCAAATTGAACCTCGCCGTGGTGCTTCTGGGCGCGAAGAAAGCCGCCGAAGCCGTGCCGTTGCTCGAGGCCGCCGTGGAAGCGAAGCCAAAGGAATTCCGCCCCGTTTACTACTCGGCTGAAGCGCTGGCCGAAAGCGGCGACGCGGCCAAGGCCGAACTCCGCTACCGGGCCGCGCTCGAGATTGACCCGAAGTCGGTTCCGGCCCGCGCCGGCCTCGGCCGCCTGCTCGCGCGGGCGGGGAAACGAACCGAAGCCGCGAAGGAATTGCGCGAGGCGGGCGACCGCGACGGCCTGCTCGAGCTCGCCAGCCTCTACGAACAGGCGAAGGAGCCGGAGCCGGCCGTCGCCATCTACCTGGATATCCTCGCGACACCCGGAGCCGCCACGGCCGCCATCCACGAGCGCGCCGGTGAACTGCTCCTCGAAGCGGGCAAACCGGAGGAGGCCATCCCGCACTTGGAGGCGGCGGTGAAAGAATCGGCAACCGCCGCCAACCAGTACGCCCTTGCGACGGCCTACCTGCGCACGAAACGGACCGAAAAAGCGGCCGCGGCGATGGAGGCGGCCATCCAGTCCGAGCCCGCCAACGCGCGGCTGCAGCTTGCCTATGCCGGGATGCTCCGCGACCAGCGTAATTTCAAAGCCGCCGTGCAGAGATACTGGAAAGCTTCGCAACTGGACGCGTCGTCCAAGGAGGCGTGGACCGGGCTCGCGACCATGCTGTTGTCGCTCGAGAATTATCCGCAGGCCCTGGCCGCCTTCGACAAGCTCGAATCGCTCGGAGATCCCAACCCGGGCATCTATTTTCTTCGCGCGCTGGCGCTCGACAAGCAGCAGTTGTACAAGCCGGCGCTCGAAAACTACCAGAAGTTCCTGGCCGGTAGCCACGAAAAGAACCCCGACGAAGAGTTCAAGGCGCGGCAAAGGATCAAAGTGATTCAGAAGGAGTTGAGTAAGCGATGA
- the rpmI gene encoding 50S ribosomal protein L35: protein MPKLKTHKGAAKRFKKTGTGKFKRNHSFARHILTSKTRSRKRKLRHSTMVDDANHDAVASMLPY from the coding sequence ATGCCGAAATTGAAGACTCACAAGGGCGCCGCCAAGCGCTTCAAGAAGACGGGAACCGGCAAGTTCAAACGGAATCATTCGTTTGCCCGCCACATCCTGACTTCGAAGACGCGCAGCCGCAAACGGAAACTGCGCCACAGCACGATGGTTGACGACGCCAATCACGACGCCGTCGCCTCGATGCTTCCGTACTAG
- the rplT gene encoding 50S ribosomal protein L20, whose product MPRVKRGTNRTDSRKKVLKLAKGYFLTKSKLHRSAQEAVEKALRYGYIGRKHKKRSFRSLWIVRIGAACRNHGLSYSRFMDGLKKSGIDLNRKVLADIAATDDAAFAQLVDKAKAGLAAA is encoded by the coding sequence GTGCCGAGAGTAAAACGCGGTACCAACCGCACAGACAGCCGCAAGAAAGTCCTCAAGCTCGCAAAGGGCTACTTCCTCACCAAGAGCAAGCTGCACCGGTCCGCGCAGGAAGCGGTGGAAAAAGCGTTGCGTTACGGCTATATCGGCCGAAAGCACAAGAAGCGCAGCTTCCGTTCGCTGTGGATCGTCCGCATCGGCGCCGCCTGCCGCAATCACGGTTTGTCCTATTCGCGGTTCATGGACGGGCTGAAGAAGTCCGGGATTGACCTGAACCGGAAGGTGCTCGCCGATATCGCGGCCACCGACGACGCGGCCTTCGCGCAACT